One segment of Terriglobia bacterium DNA contains the following:
- a CDS encoding arginine decarboxylase, pyruvoyl-dependent, which produces MVPKRIFLTNGVGKHKERLTSFELALRDAGIAAQNLVRVSSIFPPHCKLISRKEGVKYLHPGEVTFAVVAENSTREPHRLTAASIGLAMPADRSTYGYLSEHHSFGEADDVAGEYAEELAAEMLATTLNVDFNPDTSWDEKKEIYRISNKIVRTTNITQSGVGDKRGLWTTVIASAILIFE; this is translated from the coding sequence ATGGTGCCGAAGCGCATCTTCCTGACCAACGGAGTGGGCAAGCACAAAGAAAGACTCACATCTTTTGAGTTGGCGCTCAGGGATGCGGGAATCGCGGCGCAGAACCTGGTCCGGGTTTCCTCCATTTTTCCACCTCACTGCAAGCTGATCTCGCGCAAGGAAGGCGTGAAATACCTGCATCCCGGCGAAGTCACCTTTGCCGTGGTTGCGGAAAACTCCACGCGCGAGCCTCATCGCCTCACCGCTGCCAGCATTGGCCTAGCCATGCCCGCGGACCGCAGCACCTACGGCTACCTGAGCGAGCACCATTCCTTTGGCGAGGCGGATGATGTGGCCGGGGAATACGCTGAAGAGCTGGCCGCAGAGATGCTCGCCACCACTCTCAACGTGGATTTTAATCCTGATACTTCCTGGGACGAGAAAAAAGAAATTTACCGGATCTCCAACAAGATCGTCCGCACGACCAACATCACCCAGAGCGGCGTTGGGGACAAACGCGGACTCTGGACCACAGTGATTGCGTCGGCGATTCTGATCTTTGAATAG
- a CDS encoding LysR family transcriptional regulator: MDFDQLETFLEVARHTSFSRAAEKRFRTQPAVSAQIRALEEEIGARLFDRSGGKVALTGAGKVFQQYAEHTLDTRKTMLTTVAEMERVPRGEIVVGANEGTCLHILPEVFAEFKKLYPNVGVQISRLERAKILESIIENSVDFGVVSAPVDDKRLTVVNIHRDELVIIAPPGHPLSRMPQASIADVVPFPLLLPKLGRTRDSIENLFEERRLKPRIAMELDSSELLKRFVAADVGVGFIARSNVIEDVKAGVLAAIPMGDASLRRDLALVFRKDKALSRAALAFMEIAVKIKHPPLAAAASQPGG; encoded by the coding sequence ATGGACTTTGATCAGCTGGAAACGTTCCTGGAAGTCGCGCGCCACACCAGCTTTTCCCGCGCGGCGGAGAAGCGCTTTCGTACGCAGCCGGCGGTCTCGGCGCAAATCCGCGCTCTGGAAGAAGAGATAGGCGCCCGTCTGTTTGACCGCAGTGGCGGCAAGGTGGCGCTTACGGGAGCGGGCAAGGTGTTCCAGCAATATGCGGAGCACACCCTGGACACCCGCAAAACCATGCTTACGACCGTAGCGGAAATGGAGCGCGTCCCTCGGGGAGAAATCGTTGTTGGCGCCAATGAAGGCACCTGCCTCCACATCCTGCCGGAGGTCTTTGCCGAATTCAAAAAGCTTTATCCCAACGTGGGCGTCCAGATCAGCCGGCTGGAGCGGGCTAAAATCCTGGAATCGATCATTGAGAATTCAGTCGACTTCGGCGTTGTTTCCGCGCCAGTGGATGACAAGCGCCTGACGGTGGTGAATATTCATCGCGACGAGCTCGTTATCATTGCGCCACCCGGCCATCCGCTCAGCCGAATGCCGCAGGCCAGCATTGCCGACGTGGTGCCTTTTCCCCTGCTCCTTCCCAAGCTGGGCCGCACGCGTGACTCGATTGAAAATCTATTTGAAGAGCGCCGGCTCAAGCCCAGGATCGCCATGGAACTTGATTCCAGCGAACTGCTCAAGCGCTTTGTGGCCGCCGACGTTGGCGTGGGCTTCATCGCACGCTCCAATGTTATAGAAGACGTAAAAGCAGGTGTTCTGGCGGCAATTCCCATGGGGGACGCCTCTCTCCGCCGCGATTTGGCCCTCGTCTTTCGCAAGGACAAGGCCTTAAGCCGCGCCGCGCTGGCTTTTATGGAAATTGCGGTCAAGATCAAGCACCCTCCTTTGGCCGCAGCTGCGTCGCAACCGGGCGGCTAA
- a CDS encoding NADP-dependent oxidoreductase, with amino-acid sequence MKAVIAEQYGGSEVLELNHDLPVPRVGPNGVLVEVRAASVNPVDWKLRQGLLHAVMPVVFPVIWGCDLSGVVKEVGPSVTLFKPGDEVYGMKDGYVAKTYRGTYAQYVVVPEKSLAAKPKNLTYEEAAAVPLAALTAWQAMIQQGKLKPGQRVLIHAGAGGVGVMAIQLAKAFGAYVAATASPRNQDLLGELGADLAIDYTREKIGKVRPKFDLVLDGVGRSVWAESFRALKIGGRLVTLTAPVPEQSSGKVRFFATAIRGIVFGVARGLLSGKRLSMTRVKPRGGELEKISALIDAGKIRPVVEKVFALEQIAEAHRLSEIGHVRGKLVIKIRGTE; translated from the coding sequence ATGAAAGCTGTGATTGCCGAACAATACGGCGGCTCTGAAGTATTGGAACTTAACCATGATCTGCCCGTGCCGCGTGTTGGACCAAACGGCGTGCTAGTAGAGGTGCGCGCTGCCAGCGTGAATCCGGTGGATTGGAAGCTGAGGCAGGGACTGCTGCATGCAGTGATGCCGGTCGTATTTCCCGTGATCTGGGGCTGCGATCTTTCCGGCGTGGTGAAAGAGGTTGGACCGTCTGTAACTCTGTTTAAGCCCGGCGACGAAGTTTACGGCATGAAAGATGGCTATGTCGCAAAGACCTATCGAGGAACGTACGCGCAATACGTGGTGGTTCCGGAGAAATCACTCGCGGCAAAACCAAAAAACCTGACCTATGAAGAAGCAGCCGCGGTGCCCCTGGCGGCATTGACCGCATGGCAGGCGATGATCCAGCAGGGAAAGCTCAAACCGGGGCAGCGAGTGCTGATCCATGCCGGCGCAGGCGGCGTGGGAGTGATGGCAATCCAGCTTGCGAAGGCTTTTGGCGCTTACGTTGCCGCTACGGCCAGCCCGCGCAACCAAGACTTGTTGGGTGAACTTGGCGCCGATCTGGCAATTGATTACACGCGCGAGAAAATCGGTAAGGTGCGTCCGAAATTTGATCTGGTGCTTGATGGCGTGGGTAGGAGCGTCTGGGCAGAGTCATTTCGAGCACTGAAAATAGGCGGTCGCCTTGTTACTTTAACCGCGCCCGTTCCAGAGCAGTCAAGCGGCAAGGTGAGATTTTTTGCAACGGCGATTCGAGGAATAGTGTTCGGCGTTGCGCGCGGACTGCTCAGCGGCAAACGATTGTCGATGACGCGAGTGAAGCCTCGTGGTGGTGAACTTGAGAAGATTAGTGCTTTGATTGATGCAGGAAAAATTCGTCCGGTAGTTGAAAAAGTATTTGCTCTGGAGCAGATTGCCGAAGCGCATCGGCTAAGCGAAATCGGCCACGTGAGAGGGAAACTCGTGATAAAGATTCGCGGAACGGAATGA
- a CDS encoding RnfABCDGE type electron transport complex subunit D — MTMKVTANPTNRLGGLRRFAIAITVFNILGHTVFGFEQAWIQPFVSVLTAYACEIWFELVDCYAHNRKPRFSGGWRNMVDFLLSAHITGVACAMLLYSNVNLLPIMFASAAAICSKALVRIAVQNGQRHFLNPSNFGISLTLLLFPWVGIAPPYHFTENIHGWGSWILPAIIVVSGSFLNIRFTRRICVAIGWVGGFFLQALVRNVAFGTPLTAALLPMTGAAFVLFTFYMVTDPATCPCMPRGQLLFGALVAATYGVLVTMHVVFGFFFALTLVSLSRGITLYAQNYLNATSRQGVAAQAATVLAREMA; from the coding sequence ATGACGATGAAAGTGACTGCGAACCCGACCAATCGCCTGGGAGGATTGCGCCGGTTTGCCATTGCCATCACCGTCTTCAACATTCTCGGCCACACGGTCTTCGGCTTTGAGCAGGCCTGGATCCAGCCTTTTGTGTCCGTCCTCACAGCTTATGCCTGCGAGATATGGTTTGAGCTTGTGGATTGCTATGCCCACAATCGCAAACCGCGGTTCTCAGGCGGCTGGCGAAACATGGTGGACTTTCTCTTGTCGGCGCATATCACCGGCGTTGCCTGCGCCATGCTCCTCTATTCCAATGTGAACCTCTTGCCGATTATGTTTGCCTCTGCGGCGGCCATTTGCTCCAAGGCGCTTGTGCGCATAGCGGTGCAGAATGGACAACGTCACTTCTTGAATCCTTCGAATTTTGGCATCAGTCTCACACTGCTGCTCTTCCCCTGGGTAGGCATTGCTCCGCCGTATCACTTCACTGAAAACATTCACGGATGGGGAAGCTGGATTCTGCCTGCAATCATTGTGGTGAGCGGTAGCTTTCTCAATATCAGGTTCACCAGGCGAATCTGTGTCGCCATCGGATGGGTAGGCGGTTTCTTCCTTCAGGCCTTGGTTCGTAATGTGGCCTTCGGCACTCCCTTGACTGCCGCGCTTCTGCCGATGACGGGAGCGGCTTTTGTCCTGTTCACGTTTTATATGGTCACAGATCCGGCCACGTGTCCTTGCATGCCACGGGGTCAATTGCTCTTTGGCGCTCTCGTCGCCGCAACCTACGGAGTTCTGGTCACCATGCACGTGGTCTTCGGCTTCTTCTTCGCGCTCACTCTGGTATCTCTATCCCGTGGAATCACTCTTTATGCCCAGAACTATTTGAACGCCACATCCAGGCAGGGAGTCGCTGCGCAAGCCGCAACGGTCTTGGCGCGCGAAATGGCGTAG